In Acropora palmata chromosome 7, jaAcrPala1.3, whole genome shotgun sequence, one genomic interval encodes:
- the LOC141887231 gene encoding (R)-6-hydroxynicotine oxidase-like, whose protein sequence is MSGREENTDDQVIKVLCEKSKLLAFVEGQNEYEKSMKRIFNAGGPLNKPKVCIKPKSADEVCNELEYASASHLHVSVLGGGHDPKGLAIIRDGIVLDMTAMKNVDIDVETETAWVEAGVTVKELDDFTCPHGLAAVNVTVTGKRIVALPQEHEELFWALRGAGQIGFGLVTKAQVQLHKIREKYVGGRFCYLPMAATKLGELLHDINVFCREAEDERTVNIYIVTQIPGVAVD, encoded by the exons ATGAGCGGTCGTGAAGAAAACACCGATGATCAAGTAATCAAGGTCCTGTGCGAAAAATCGAAATTGTTAGCTTTTGTTGAAGGACAGAACGAGTATGAGAAATCcatgaaaagaatattcaatgCAGGAGGTCCTTTGAACAAACCGAAAGTGTGTATTAAACCAAAAAGTGCCGACGAAGTATGTAACGAGCTGGAGTACGCTTCGGCCAGTCATCTTCATGTATCAGTCCTTGGTGGAGGGCATGATCCTAAAG GTTTGGCTATAATTCGTGATGGTATTGTTCTTGATATGACGGCAATGAAAAACGTGGACATAGACGTCGAGACTGAGACAGCCTGGGTTGAGGCAGGAGTGACCGTAAAAGAGCTTGATGATTTCACGTGCCCACATGGTCTCGCTGCAGTCAACG TCACAGTAACTGGTAAGCGGATTGTGGCATTACCACAAGAACACGAGGAGCTCTTCTGGGCACTTAGAGGAGCTGGGCAGATTGGATTTGGCCTGGTTACCAAGGCACAGGTCCAATTACACAAGATACGAGAGAAATATGTGGGAG GTCGCTTTTGTTATCTTCCCATGGCCGCAACAAAGCTTGGGGAACTCTTGCACGATATAAACGTGTTCTGTAGAGAAGCGGAAGATGAAAGAACCGTCAATATTTACATCGTCACTCAAATTCCTGGGGTTGCAGTGGACTAA